The region TTGCGCTTGTAGAGTAGACCGTTAAGGTCGAATACCCGTTTGCCCTCGTAGGCTTCGGGCTCTTGGGGGATTTCCTTGAAGCTCCCGGTTAAAACCAGGTTCTTCTCTTTAAAGGTCTCTTCGGGGGAGTTGAGGAACTTGACTTTTGAGAAGTCTATGAACCCCTTTCCGAAGTACCCTTCGATGTGCTCCCTCTTCACGAGGGGGTCATAGAAGTTTAAGGTGTATCCGGCTTCTTGGAGCTCTTTCGCAAGGTAGACTGCCGGCGACTCTCTGACGTCGTCGGTTCCCGGCTTGAATGCAAGGCCTACTATGGTTACCGGCTCCGTTTTCGGAACCACTTCTTCAACCATCTTTTTGGCTTTCTCTATGTGTTTCCTGTTTGAGGGCATTACGTGCTCTATCAGGGGAATTTCAATTCCCTTTTCTCTGGCTATCGCTACAAAGCCTTTAACGTCTTTGGGCAAACAGGAACCTCCGAAGGCGAATCCCGGCTTTAGGTAGTAGGGAGATAGGTTCAGTTTCCTGTCTTTGCAGAACACCTCCATAACGAGCCTTCCGTCGGCTCCGTGGCGCTTTGCAAAGTACCCCACCTCGTTGGCAAAGGCAACCTTTATTGCGTGCCATACGTTGTCTACGTACTTGACCATCTCAGACTCTACTATGGGGAGTTTGATTTTGGCCTCCGGAAGTTCTTTGTAGATGTCGAATAGGAGCTGTGCCACCTCTTCTTCTT is a window of Thermovibrio ammonificans HB-1 DNA encoding:
- a CDS encoding nucleotide sugar dehydrogenase, whose product is MERKPKVAVIGMGYVGIVGAVCLAKMGHEVVGVDVNERKISMLKKGKLPIYETDLDKYFNEVKDKLTFTTDTKEAVKETELCFVCVGTPSRPDGEVDLSYVKASAEAIGEGLKEKEGFYTVVYRSTIPPGTSHNLIIPTIEKHSGKKRGKDFGYAFNPEFLREGTAIYDFFNPPKTVVGTEEEEVAQLLFDIYKELPEAKIKLPIVESEMVKYVDNVWHAIKVAFANEVGYFAKRHGADGRLVMEVFCKDRKLNLSPYYLKPGFAFGGSCLPKDVKGFVAIAREKGIEIPLIEHVMPSNRKHIEKAKKMVEEVVPKTEPVTIVGLAFKPGTDDVRESPAVYLAKELQEAGYTLNFYDPLVKREHIEGYFGKGFIDFSKVKFLNSPEETFKEKNLVLTGSFKEIPQEPEAYEGKRVFDLNGLLYKRNDLIERCEYYGMCW